Proteins co-encoded in one Pseudarthrobacter chlorophenolicus A6 genomic window:
- the hisB gene encoding imidazoleglycerol-phosphate dehydratase HisB: MTSTGSNAAAARTARMERATSESSVLVEINLDGTGVSDIDTSVPFYDHMLTALCKHSLIDMTVKATGDTHIDVHHTVEDVAITFGEVLRTALGNKAGIRRFGEATVPLDEALANAVVDVSGRPYLVHGGEPAGQEYHLIGGHFTGSLTRHVFEAITLHAGICLHMNVIAGRDPHHIVEAQFKAFARALRAAVEPDPRVEGIPSTKGAL; the protein is encoded by the coding sequence ATGACTTCCACCGGATCGAACGCGGCCGCAGCCCGGACCGCACGCATGGAGCGTGCCACCAGTGAGTCGTCCGTGCTCGTGGAAATCAACCTTGACGGTACCGGCGTCTCGGACATCGACACGTCCGTGCCGTTTTACGACCACATGCTCACGGCACTGTGCAAGCACTCGCTGATCGACATGACGGTCAAGGCCACCGGGGACACTCACATCGACGTCCACCACACCGTGGAGGACGTCGCCATCACCTTCGGCGAGGTGCTGCGGACCGCCCTCGGCAACAAGGCGGGCATCCGCCGGTTCGGGGAAGCCACCGTTCCGCTGGACGAAGCCCTGGCCAACGCTGTGGTGGACGTCTCCGGCCGCCCCTACCTGGTTCACGGCGGCGAGCCCGCCGGCCAGGAATACCACCTGATCGGCGGCCACTTCACTGGTTCCCTTACCCGCCACGTGTTTGAGGCCATCACCCTGCACGCCGGTATCTGCCTGCACATGAACGTCATCGCCGGACGGGACCCGCACCACATTGTGGAAGCACAGTTCAAGGCGTTCGCCCGTGCGCTGCGGGCCGCCGTCGAACCCGATCCGCGGGTTGAGGGCATCCCGTCCACCAAGGGTGCCCTGTGA
- the hisH gene encoding imidazole glycerol phosphate synthase subunit HisH, giving the protein MSGQILKDGAIIDPSASRKPASPEGKPTVTVLDYGSGNVRSAVRALERAGAEVILSAKPEDVLNADGLVVPGVGAFETVMRELKAVDGIRLIGRRVAGGRPVLGICVGLQVLFEAGVEHGTEAEGIGEWPGKVELLPADVVPHMGWNTVQVPEGSKLFAGVEGERFYFVHSYGVQEWNFDVIQPRMAPPLVTWSEHGAPFIAAVENGPLCATQFHPEKSGDAGARLLHNWVDALRRPTETGSGDPTGGA; this is encoded by the coding sequence GTGAGCGGCCAGATCCTGAAGGACGGGGCCATCATCGACCCCTCCGCGTCACGCAAACCCGCATCCCCGGAGGGAAAGCCCACCGTGACAGTGCTGGACTACGGTTCCGGCAACGTCCGGTCTGCCGTGCGCGCCCTCGAGCGCGCCGGTGCAGAGGTCATCCTCAGCGCCAAGCCCGAGGATGTCCTGAACGCGGACGGCTTGGTGGTTCCCGGCGTCGGCGCCTTCGAGACGGTCATGCGCGAGCTCAAAGCCGTGGATGGCATCAGGCTCATCGGCCGCCGGGTGGCCGGCGGACGCCCCGTCCTGGGGATCTGCGTGGGCCTCCAGGTACTTTTCGAGGCCGGTGTGGAGCATGGCACCGAGGCTGAGGGCATCGGCGAATGGCCCGGAAAGGTCGAGCTGCTGCCGGCCGACGTTGTTCCGCACATGGGCTGGAACACCGTCCAGGTGCCGGAGGGTTCAAAGCTCTTCGCCGGAGTGGAAGGTGAGCGGTTCTACTTCGTCCATTCCTACGGCGTGCAGGAATGGAACTTCGACGTCATCCAGCCGCGGATGGCACCTCCGCTGGTGACCTGGTCCGAACACGGCGCGCCCTTTATCGCCGCCGTCGAAAACGGGCCTCTCTGCGCCACGCAGTTCCACCCTGAGAAGTCAGGCGATGCCGGTGCCCGGCTGCTGCACAACTGGGTGGACGCGCTGCGCCGGCCCACGGAAACCGGCAGCGGCGACCCTACCGGCGGCGCCTGA
- the priA gene encoding bifunctional 1-(5-phosphoribosyl)-5-((5-phosphoribosylamino)methylideneamino)imidazole-4-carboxamide isomerase/phosphoribosylanthranilate isomerase PriA, whose product MTTANDLPVLELLPAVDVVNGQAVRLVQGEAGSETSYGTPLEAALNWQQQGAEWVHLVDLDAAFGRGSNAELLREVVGKLDIKVELSGGLRDDETLEAALGLGVARVNLGTAALENPEWTRRAIERFGDRIAVGLDVRGTTLAGRGWTKEGGDLWDVLARLEDAGCSRYVVTDVTKDGTLQGPNVELLRQMVEKTGKPVIASGGISSLDDLKVLRSLVPLGVEGAIVGKALYAGAFTLPEALDVAGRR is encoded by the coding sequence ATGACCACCGCAAACGATCTGCCGGTACTTGAACTGCTGCCCGCCGTCGACGTCGTCAACGGCCAGGCCGTGCGGCTGGTCCAGGGTGAGGCCGGCAGTGAAACCAGTTACGGAACCCCGCTGGAAGCTGCGCTGAACTGGCAGCAGCAGGGTGCCGAATGGGTGCACCTCGTGGACCTGGACGCAGCATTCGGCCGCGGCTCCAACGCCGAACTCCTCCGCGAGGTGGTGGGGAAGCTGGACATCAAAGTGGAACTCTCCGGCGGACTCCGCGACGACGAAACCCTCGAAGCTGCCCTTGGCCTCGGCGTGGCCCGCGTAAACCTCGGCACCGCTGCACTGGAAAACCCGGAGTGGACGCGCCGGGCCATCGAGCGCTTCGGCGACAGGATCGCCGTGGGACTCGACGTGCGCGGAACCACCCTGGCCGGCCGGGGCTGGACCAAGGAAGGTGGGGACCTCTGGGATGTCCTGGCCCGCCTTGAGGATGCAGGCTGCTCACGTTACGTGGTCACCGACGTGACCAAGGACGGCACCCTGCAGGGGCCAAACGTTGAACTGCTGCGCCAGATGGTGGAAAAGACCGGCAAACCCGTCATCGCCTCCGGTGGCATCTCGAGCCTCGATGACCTCAAGGTCCTGAGGTCCCTGGTCCCGCTGGGCGTTGAAGGTGCGATCGTCGGCAAGGCCCTCTACGCCGGCGCCTTCACCCTGCCCGAAGCCCTCGACGTGGCCGGCCGCCGCTAG
- a CDS encoding SseB family protein, with translation MASNEPGAPAPRHLPGHIAAALAGAGGETDSAGQPWAGRSLAGDDAKIHNFEDDDGSANAGYRAAVAGLREGTGDEAAVVASLATARVFIPIVAQLAEEAESGHGLHADKQADMALVTLKAADGRTALPAFTSTDALAAWHPDARPVAVYAARAALSAVAEGAELVVLDPGADVTFVVRRPAVWALAQQKPWLPSYADEELAAEMGAAAAAFPAVRRIGLLPGRGVAARAADGTVLAGGGAGPELQVVLYLEDGLDAAGVQQLVAALQAEWSRNVLFGERVDSLEVKLRRATG, from the coding sequence ATGGCCAGCAACGAACCAGGCGCCCCCGCACCCCGCCACCTTCCCGGCCACATCGCCGCGGCGCTGGCAGGAGCCGGTGGCGAAACCGACTCCGCGGGCCAGCCCTGGGCGGGCCGGAGCCTCGCCGGCGACGACGCGAAGATCCACAATTTCGAGGACGACGACGGTTCGGCCAACGCGGGCTACCGCGCCGCCGTCGCGGGGTTGCGTGAGGGAACCGGCGACGAAGCCGCCGTGGTGGCATCCCTGGCCACGGCACGTGTGTTCATTCCCATCGTGGCGCAGCTGGCGGAAGAGGCGGAGTCCGGCCACGGCCTGCATGCCGACAAGCAGGCAGACATGGCGCTCGTGACGCTCAAAGCCGCCGACGGCAGGACCGCGCTGCCGGCCTTCACATCAACGGATGCCCTGGCTGCCTGGCATCCCGATGCCCGGCCGGTGGCCGTCTACGCCGCACGCGCTGCGCTGTCGGCCGTGGCGGAGGGTGCCGAGCTCGTTGTCCTGGACCCGGGTGCAGATGTCACCTTCGTGGTCCGCCGGCCGGCCGTGTGGGCGCTGGCGCAGCAGAAACCCTGGCTGCCCTCCTACGCCGACGAAGAACTGGCAGCCGAGATGGGTGCGGCCGCCGCTGCGTTCCCTGCTGTCCGCCGGATCGGGCTCCTGCCCGGCAGGGGAGTGGCAGCCCGCGCAGCAGACGGGACCGTACTGGCCGGCGGCGGCGCCGGACCCGAACTGCAGGTGGTGCTCTACCTCGAGGACGGACTGGACGCCGCAGGCGTACAGCAGCTGGTGGCCGCGCTCCAGGCCGAGTGGTCCCGGAATGTATTGTTTGGGGAGCGGGTCGATTCGCTCGAGGTCAAGCTGCGGCGCGCCACAGGCTAG
- a CDS encoding MFS transporter, which yields MNFALYRELLAVRPIRRLLLVGMVARIPHSAAGVLLTLHIVLTLGQGYAAAGAAAAVMTIGIAVGAPWRGRRVDTVGLRRALVPSVISEAVIWSIVPHVSYQWLLPLVFVGGLLTLPIFSVVRQSLGVLAEGKQRRTAFALDAISTEMVFMIGPAAGAVVATSGHTTAGLTVVGLSTSMAGLFLIWFNPPTRSPDQTEECIEDEQHAAEVAVVSAAPAHLQEAAAELLPAGAERAPGVRGRVAHSFSWFTPAVGAVFAVAAGAGMVLSGSDVGIVAALEIGGHQGEIGIVFLFWCAASVVGGLVYGAMHRPVPPILLLLGMAAFTIPMGFASGTWTLALLSILPGLLCAPVLSAASEKVADLVSEERRGEAMGWYGSALTAGVALGSPLAGVFIDSTGPSGGFVSVGVAGVILCLAGLLLQQRRRRQVKA from the coding sequence GTGAACTTCGCGCTGTACCGGGAATTGCTGGCCGTCCGGCCCATCCGGAGGCTTCTGCTGGTGGGCATGGTTGCCCGCATTCCACATTCTGCGGCGGGCGTGCTGCTGACCCTGCACATCGTCCTTACCCTCGGGCAAGGATACGCTGCCGCCGGCGCTGCAGCCGCCGTGATGACGATCGGTATTGCTGTTGGTGCACCCTGGCGCGGGCGCCGCGTGGACACCGTCGGCCTCCGCCGTGCCCTGGTCCCGTCCGTCATCTCCGAAGCGGTCATCTGGTCCATCGTCCCGCACGTGTCCTACCAGTGGCTTCTGCCGCTGGTGTTCGTCGGCGGCCTGCTGACCCTGCCTATCTTCAGTGTGGTGCGCCAGTCCCTCGGTGTCCTGGCCGAGGGCAAGCAGAGGCGCACCGCTTTTGCCCTGGATGCCATCAGCACCGAGATGGTGTTCATGATTGGGCCCGCGGCCGGCGCCGTGGTGGCAACGAGCGGGCATACGACGGCGGGCCTCACCGTGGTGGGTCTGTCCACCTCCATGGCTGGGCTGTTCCTGATCTGGTTCAACCCACCCACCCGCAGCCCGGACCAAACCGAGGAATGCATCGAGGACGAGCAGCACGCGGCCGAAGTCGCGGTGGTTTCGGCTGCACCCGCCCATCTGCAGGAAGCCGCGGCGGAGCTGCTGCCGGCCGGGGCGGAACGTGCCCCGGGTGTCAGGGGCAGGGTGGCGCACAGCTTCTCTTGGTTTACGCCTGCAGTTGGCGCAGTCTTCGCCGTTGCCGCGGGTGCCGGCATGGTTCTCAGCGGCAGTGACGTGGGCATCGTGGCGGCCCTGGAGATCGGCGGGCACCAGGGCGAGATCGGGATTGTGTTCCTCTTCTGGTGTGCTGCATCCGTGGTGGGCGGACTGGTCTACGGCGCCATGCACCGGCCTGTCCCGCCCATCCTGCTGCTGCTGGGCATGGCCGCGTTCACCATTCCCATGGGTTTCGCCTCCGGAACCTGGACGCTCGCCCTGCTGTCCATCCTGCCCGGGCTCCTGTGCGCACCGGTGCTCTCCGCCGCCTCTGAGAAAGTTGCGGACCTGGTGTCCGAAGAGCGCCGGGGCGAAGCGATGGGCTGGTACGGTTCCGCGCTGACCGCAGGGGTGGCCCTGGGGTCACCACTGGCGGGGGTCTTCATTGACAGCACTGGCCCCTCCGGCGGTTTCGTGTCGGTCGGGGTGGCCGGTGTCATCCTCTGCCTCGCGGGGCTGCTCCTGCAGCAGCGCCGGCGGCGCCAGGTCAAGGCCTGA
- a CDS encoding DUF1844 domain-containing protein yields MSTPDSNSYVFEPAQDSAGNSADVSQQVRDISEVPAIEVITTAAVHLMSAAAVKLGLAAEENAAELKDLDEARKLITALAGLVTAAAPEIGSQHAGPLRDGLRSLQLAFREESLIPDAPGKGPGEKFTGAVN; encoded by the coding sequence ATGAGCACCCCAGACAGTAATTCATACGTTTTCGAGCCTGCCCAGGACAGCGCCGGCAACTCCGCCGACGTCTCCCAGCAGGTCCGGGACATCTCTGAAGTTCCGGCCATCGAGGTCATCACCACCGCGGCCGTCCACCTGATGTCCGCCGCCGCCGTCAAGCTCGGCCTGGCCGCAGAAGAGAACGCCGCCGAGCTGAAGGACCTGGACGAGGCCCGCAAACTCATCACCGCCCTGGCCGGGCTGGTGACGGCCGCCGCCCCTGAAATCGGATCCCAGCATGCAGGTCCCTTGCGCGACGGCCTCCGCTCCCTGCAGCTGGCCTTCCGTGAAGAGTCGCTGATCCCGGATGCTCCGGGCAAGGGTCCGGGCGAAAAGTTCACGGGCGCAGTCAACTAG
- the infC gene encoding translation initiation factor IF-3, whose amino-acid sequence MRLVGPAGEQVGIVRIEDALRLAAESDLDLVEVAPQAKPPVCKLMDFGKYKYEAAVKAREARKNQTNTVLKEIRFRLKIDTHDYETKRGHALRFLGAGDKVKAMIQFRGREQQRPEMGIRLLQRFADDVAEVGVVESSPRIDGRNMVMVVGPLKNKAEAKAEARRATQRAEAKAENEAKAAGRVDTSGKDQAPMTQSLADLLPEGFTVSTEAEAPAEAEQVTAEAPEASVAEAPAKAAEAAPKEEAPKQEAPKQEAPKAAAPAPKQEAPKQEAPKLEAPKAATPAPKPVAAPKPAAVPAPPKPVARPAAPKPAARPAPKAAPKPSGKKTT is encoded by the coding sequence GTGCGGCTGGTCGGCCCTGCAGGTGAACAGGTAGGAATCGTCCGTATTGAGGATGCCCTGCGTCTGGCTGCCGAGTCCGACCTTGATCTCGTTGAAGTTGCACCTCAGGCGAAGCCTCCGGTGTGCAAGCTGATGGACTTCGGCAAGTACAAGTACGAAGCCGCGGTCAAGGCACGCGAAGCCCGGAAGAACCAGACGAACACCGTTCTGAAGGAAATCCGCTTCCGCCTGAAGATCGACACCCACGACTACGAGACCAAGCGCGGGCACGCACTGCGCTTCCTCGGTGCCGGTGACAAGGTCAAGGCCATGATCCAGTTCCGCGGCCGCGAGCAGCAGCGTCCGGAAATGGGTATCCGCCTGCTCCAGCGCTTCGCCGACGACGTCGCCGAAGTGGGAGTTGTCGAGTCCAGCCCCCGCATCGACGGCCGCAACATGGTCATGGTCGTGGGTCCGCTCAAGAACAAGGCTGAGGCCAAGGCCGAAGCACGCCGTGCGACGCAGCGCGCCGAAGCCAAGGCCGAGAATGAAGCCAAGGCCGCGGGCCGGGTAGACACGTCCGGCAAGGATCAGGCTCCCATGACCCAGTCGCTGGCGGATCTGCTGCCCGAGGGCTTCACTGTCTCCACTGAGGCTGAAGCTCCGGCCGAGGCTGAGCAGGTAACTGCGGAAGCACCCGAAGCGTCCGTTGCCGAGGCTCCGGCCAAGGCAGCCGAAGCTGCGCCGAAGGAGGAAGCTCCCAAGCAGGAGGCTCCCAAGCAGGAAGCGCCGAAGGCTGCGGCCCCGGCGCCCAAGCAGGAGGCTCCCAAGCAGGAGGCTCCCAAGCTGGAAGCCCCCAAGGCTGCAACCCCGGCGCCCAAGCCGGTGGCGGCTCCCAAGCCCGCCGCTGTTCCGGCTCCGCCGAAGCCGGTGGCCAGGCCCGCTGCACCGAAGCCTGCCGCACGTCCTGCCCCCAAGGCAGCACCGAAGCCGTCGGGTAAGAAGACCACTTAG
- the rpmI gene encoding 50S ribosomal protein L35, with product MPKMKTHSGAKKRFKLTGSGKLRRQQANRRHYLEHKSSRLTRRLAGDKIVFKGDAKVIRKMLGI from the coding sequence ATGCCGAAGATGAAGACCCACAGCGGTGCTAAGAAGCGCTTCAAGCTGACCGGCAGTGGCAAGCTGCGCCGCCAGCAGGCCAACCGCCGCCACTACCTCGAGCACAAGTCCTCCAGGCTGACCCGCCGCCTCGCCGGCGACAAGATCGTCTTCAAGGGCGACGCCAAGGTCATCCGGAAGATGCTCGGCATCTAA
- the rplT gene encoding 50S ribosomal protein L20: MARVKRAVNAHKKRRVILERAKGYRGQRSRLYRKAKEQLLHSFVYSYGDRKKKKGDFRRLWIQRINAASRANGLTYNRLIQGLKAAEVEVDRRMLAELAVSDANAFAALVKVAKDSLPADTSAPAVQAAPAAPKAAKKPATRKKAVAAEAAAE; encoded by the coding sequence GTGGCACGTGTGAAGAGGGCGGTCAACGCCCACAAGAAGCGCCGGGTTATCCTTGAACGCGCAAAGGGCTACCGTGGACAGCGTTCACGCCTGTACCGCAAGGCCAAAGAGCAGCTGCTGCACTCGTTTGTGTACAGCTACGGTGACCGCAAGAAGAAGAAGGGCGACTTCCGCCGCCTGTGGATCCAGCGCATCAACGCTGCATCCCGCGCCAACGGCCTCACCTACAACCGCCTGATCCAGGGCCTGAAGGCCGCTGAGGTTGAGGTTGACCGCCGCATGCTGGCAGAACTGGCCGTCTCCGACGCCAACGCCTTCGCCGCACTGGTCAAGGTAGCCAAGGACTCCCTGCCTGCCGACACCTCCGCTCCCGCTGTGCAGGCTGCTCCCGCCGCCCCCAAGGCTGCGAAGAAGCCGGCTACGCGCAAGAAGGCTGTCGCCGCCGAGGCTGCTGCCGAGTAG
- a CDS encoding TrmH family RNA methyltransferase gives MNKTGRPQDSPLSNPRADRVRDVAKLAGRPARLKRGHFLAEGPQSVREALRLHQERLAAGSPGVVTDVYASEACLDRFPEFEELAEGTNAWLATDEVLAAMADTVNPQGIIAVCRFVDVSLESVLDAGPRLIAVLCQVRDPGNAGTVLRAADSAGADAVVLTGSSVDIYNPKAVRSTAGSLFHLPVVLGAEVAHLAEACKSRGIGILAADGYGSLNLDALQDENARRRLTGSGPDSAYDLGGPTAWLFGNEAQGLSEAELELADHRVAVPVYGAAESLNLGTAATVCLYASARSQRN, from the coding sequence ATGAACAAAACCGGGCGCCCGCAAGATTCCCCACTGTCCAACCCCCGAGCCGATCGGGTGCGTGACGTGGCGAAACTTGCAGGGCGCCCGGCCCGTTTAAAGCGCGGCCACTTCCTGGCCGAAGGCCCGCAGTCGGTGCGCGAGGCCCTGAGGCTCCACCAGGAGCGGCTTGCAGCGGGCTCACCGGGCGTAGTTACCGACGTGTATGCCAGCGAGGCGTGCCTGGACCGCTTTCCGGAGTTCGAGGAACTTGCTGAGGGGACTAACGCCTGGTTGGCCACGGATGAAGTCCTGGCAGCCATGGCAGACACTGTCAATCCGCAGGGCATCATCGCCGTCTGCCGGTTCGTTGACGTGTCACTGGAGTCCGTGCTCGACGCCGGTCCCCGCCTGATTGCCGTTTTGTGCCAGGTGCGGGACCCCGGAAACGCCGGGACCGTGCTCCGCGCCGCCGATTCCGCCGGTGCTGACGCCGTGGTGCTGACCGGGTCCAGCGTCGACATCTACAATCCCAAAGCGGTCCGCTCCACTGCCGGTTCGCTGTTCCACTTGCCCGTGGTCCTGGGCGCTGAGGTGGCCCACCTGGCGGAGGCGTGCAAGTCGCGGGGGATTGGCATCCTGGCTGCCGACGGGTACGGATCCTTGAACCTGGACGCCCTCCAGGACGAAAATGCCAGGCGCCGGCTGACCGGGTCCGGCCCCGACTCGGCGTACGACCTCGGCGGGCCTACTGCCTGGCTGTTCGGCAACGAGGCGCAGGGGCTCTCGGAGGCCGAGCTCGAACTCGCGGACCACCGGGTGGCCGTGCCGGTCTACGGTGCCGCCGAAAGCCTGAACCTGGGAACGGCTGCCACCGTCTGCCTGTATGCGAGTGCCAGGTCCCAGCGCAACTGA
- a CDS encoding GlsB/YeaQ/YmgE family stress response membrane protein, which yields MGFLAWIILGLIVGAIVKAVMPGRVGGGWVTSLVLGVVGAIVGGWIGSLLFNRGDLGFFDLGTWILAIVGGLVVAGIYGAITGRGKATRAP from the coding sequence ATGGGTTTTCTTGCTTGGATTATTCTCGGCCTGATTGTTGGGGCCATTGTCAAAGCCGTCATGCCCGGCAGGGTTGGCGGCGGTTGGGTCACCAGCCTGGTTCTGGGTGTGGTGGGCGCCATAGTAGGCGGCTGGATTGGCAGCCTTCTGTTCAACCGGGGCGATCTGGGCTTCTTCGACCTCGGAACCTGGATTCTCGCTATTGTTGGCGGCCTGGTGGTCGCCGGCATCTACGGAGCAATCACAGGCCGCGGCAAGGCAACCCGCGCGCCATAG
- a CDS encoding MFS transporter, giving the protein MSSATQTSTAGPLTSRKLALAILSLAMGGVGIGVTEFTMMGLLKEVEQGLGISTPEAGHLISAYALGVVVGAPLLAAVGARLPRKQLALGLLLFFTVANLTSFVAPDYGTMLVSRFAAGLPHGAFFGVAAVIAASLVPPTRRGWAISMVMAGLSISNVVGVPFATWLGQTYGWRLLFVLVGFIGLLTLAMVWRFVPFQAAHPDASIRRELGALKRLQVWLAILIGVVGFGGFFATYTYIAHTMTMVAGIPSSLIPLVVALYGLGMVAGNFVGGRLADKSVMGTLYKVLPAIAVALVVYAVAVHWPWSALVMVFVVGASGSMLIPSLQTRLLDASPDAPSLASSLNHAALNVANALGAFLGGLVIALGWGYVAPALVGAVLAVLGFGVAVLSGVLERRKPLAA; this is encoded by the coding sequence ATGAGCAGCGCCACCCAAACGTCCACCGCGGGCCCCCTGACCTCCCGCAAACTTGCGCTGGCGATTCTTTCGCTTGCCATGGGCGGCGTCGGCATCGGTGTTACCGAGTTCACCATGATGGGCCTGCTGAAAGAGGTGGAACAGGGGCTGGGCATCAGCACGCCGGAGGCCGGCCACCTGATTTCCGCCTATGCCCTGGGCGTGGTGGTGGGAGCACCGCTTCTCGCCGCAGTCGGCGCGCGGCTGCCGCGCAAACAACTCGCCCTTGGCCTGCTGTTGTTCTTTACCGTGGCAAACCTGACGTCGTTCGTGGCTCCCGACTACGGCACCATGCTGGTGTCGCGCTTCGCCGCCGGCCTTCCGCACGGCGCGTTCTTCGGCGTTGCGGCGGTCATCGCAGCGTCCCTGGTTCCGCCCACCCGCCGCGGCTGGGCGATTTCGATGGTGATGGCCGGACTGAGCATCTCCAACGTGGTGGGCGTACCGTTCGCCACCTGGCTCGGGCAGACGTACGGCTGGCGGCTGCTGTTCGTCCTGGTCGGTTTCATCGGACTGCTGACCCTGGCGATGGTCTGGCGCTTTGTGCCCTTCCAGGCTGCCCACCCTGACGCCAGCATCAGGCGTGAGCTCGGCGCCCTGAAGCGGCTGCAGGTGTGGCTGGCCATCCTCATCGGCGTGGTGGGTTTTGGCGGCTTCTTTGCCACGTACACGTACATCGCCCACACCATGACCATGGTGGCCGGGATCCCGTCGTCACTGATTCCCCTGGTGGTGGCCCTGTACGGCCTGGGCATGGTGGCAGGCAACTTCGTGGGCGGAAGGCTCGCCGACAAGTCGGTAATGGGAACGCTGTACAAGGTCCTGCCCGCCATCGCGGTTGCCCTGGTGGTCTACGCCGTGGCCGTGCATTGGCCATGGTCCGCCCTGGTCATGGTGTTCGTGGTGGGCGCCTCCGGGTCCATGCTGATCCCCTCACTGCAGACCCGGCTACTCGATGCTTCCCCGGACGCCCCATCGCTGGCATCCTCGCTGAACCACGCGGCGCTCAACGTCGCCAACGCCCTCGGCGCTTTCCTCGGCGGCCTCGTGATCGCCCTCGGGTGGGGCTACGTGGCTCCCGCGCTGGTAGGTGCCGTCCTGGCAGTCCTGGGCTTCGGCGTCGCCGTCCTCAGTGGCGTGTTGGAGCGCCGGAAGCCGCTGGCGGCCTGA
- a CDS encoding (deoxy)nucleoside triphosphate pyrophosphohydrolase, which produces MTELIQVVGGAVVDRLARPALLLVARRNAPEKLAGLWEFPGGKVEPGEEPEAALRRELLEELGVVVRLGAELPADGPGGWPLNDRAAMRVWSAEVVSGEPSPLEDHDQLRWLPLNDPDAVLALPWIPADFPIVRALLAALAVPAAGR; this is translated from the coding sequence GTGACTGAACTGATACAGGTGGTGGGCGGAGCGGTGGTGGACCGGCTGGCCCGGCCCGCCCTGCTGCTGGTGGCAAGGCGCAACGCCCCCGAAAAGTTGGCCGGCCTGTGGGAGTTCCCTGGTGGCAAGGTAGAGCCCGGAGAGGAACCCGAAGCTGCCCTCCGGCGGGAGCTGCTCGAGGAGCTTGGTGTTGTTGTCCGCCTGGGAGCGGAGCTTCCTGCCGACGGGCCTGGCGGCTGGCCGCTGAACGACCGTGCCGCCATGCGCGTCTGGTCTGCAGAGGTTGTCTCCGGCGAACCAAGTCCGCTGGAGGACCACGACCAGCTGCGCTGGCTGCCCCTCAACGACCCAGATGCGGTCCTGGCGTTGCCGTGGATACCGGCAGACTTCCCGATTGTCCGTGCGCTGCTCGCGGCCCTGGCCGTTCCGGCCGCAGGGCGCTGA
- a CDS encoding Rv2578c family radical SAM protein, with translation MRWDAQALLQAPGVGSAAAPALLPLAGLVRSVTTPEFAGITFHEVTAKSVLNRVPAGSKMPFEWTVNPYRGCSHACVYCFARKSHTYLDFDAGLDFDSQVVVKVNAAEVLRKELAKPSWTRAQVALGTNTDPYQRAEGRYKLMPGIIAALADSGTPLSILTKGTLLARDIPLLKSAAAQVPVGLGISLAMTDEALSEAIEPGTPGPRGRLKLVSRLREAGLPCGVMAMPILPWLSDSDEALDALFASLAAAGATGVSAGALYLKPGTREWFMKWIAANHPGLAGRYRRLYGSGSYASKEYRTWLAAKVRYFKARHGFAFSSGFSHRDLDPREEEAEYPAGIIPEARPGNGAAGSAPNGGAAGAQQALF, from the coding sequence ATGAGATGGGACGCGCAGGCACTGTTGCAGGCACCCGGGGTCGGTTCCGCTGCCGCTCCCGCACTACTTCCCCTTGCCGGCCTGGTCCGTTCCGTCACCACACCGGAGTTTGCGGGCATCACCTTTCACGAGGTCACCGCAAAATCCGTGCTGAACAGGGTGCCGGCCGGTTCAAAAATGCCGTTTGAGTGGACAGTGAATCCCTATCGCGGCTGCAGCCACGCCTGCGTTTACTGCTTTGCCCGCAAGAGCCACACCTACCTCGATTTTGACGCCGGCCTGGACTTCGACAGCCAGGTGGTGGTCAAGGTCAACGCTGCGGAAGTCCTGCGCAAGGAATTGGCCAAGCCCTCCTGGACGCGGGCGCAGGTGGCCCTGGGAACCAACACCGACCCCTATCAGCGTGCGGAGGGCAGGTACAAGCTGATGCCCGGCATCATTGCTGCGCTGGCTGACTCCGGCACTCCCCTGTCCATCCTGACCAAGGGAACGCTGCTGGCCCGGGACATTCCATTGCTGAAGAGCGCGGCGGCACAGGTCCCCGTGGGCCTGGGCATATCACTGGCCATGACGGACGAGGCCCTTTCAGAGGCCATCGAACCAGGAACGCCGGGTCCGCGGGGCCGGCTCAAGCTGGTTTCCAGGCTCCGGGAGGCGGGCCTTCCGTGCGGCGTCATGGCGATGCCCATCCTGCCGTGGCTCTCGGACAGCGACGAAGCCCTGGACGCGCTTTTCGCTTCACTGGCCGCAGCCGGCGCCACGGGCGTCAGCGCGGGCGCCCTTTACCTCAAGCCCGGCACCCGGGAATGGTTCATGAAGTGGATCGCCGCAAACCACCCCGGGCTGGCTGGCCGCTACCGCCGCCTCTACGGGTCAGGCTCCTACGCGTCCAAGGAGTACAGGACCTGGCTGGCGGCCAAGGTGCGTTACTTCAAGGCACGGCACGGCTTTGCCTTCTCGTCCGGGTTCAGCCACCGGGACCTTGATCCCCGTGAGGAGGAAGCCGAGTACCCTGCAGGCATCATCCCCGAAGCACGGCCGGGGAACGGTGCGGCCGGTTCCGCCCCGAACGGTGGTGCTGCGGGCGCCCAGCAGGCCCTCTTCTAG